The window AGTTTGagagccagcagcaagagctcGAGATGGCCTTCATGGACGTCAAGCCCACCTGCGCGCCCAACGGCCAGACGGCCGTCGTGCTGCACGGCAAGAACTTCTGCGGCCCGACGTGGAACAGCACCATCATCGCCCTCGCCGGCGCGGGCTACCGCGTCATTGCGCCCGACCAGGTCGGCTTCTGCAAGAGCTCCAAGCCCGACAACTACCAGTTCAGCCTCAACCAGCTGGCCTTCAACACGCGCGGCCTGCTCAACACGCTGGGCATCGGCAACATCACCCTGGTCGGCCACTCGCTCGGCGGCATGCTCAGCACGCGCTTTGCGCTGCAGTACCCCGAGACCATCGACCGCCTGGTGCTGGTCGACCCCGTCGGCCTGGAGGACTACGTCGAGAAGGGCGTGCCCTACGTCTCCGTCGACTACAACATCGCCGCCGAGGCCGCCCAGACCTTCGACGCCATCAAGGCCTACGAGCAGGCCGTCTACTACGTCGGCCAGTGGGAGGACTCGTACACCATCTGGGTCACCATGCTGACAAACATCTACTATGGCTCCCGCCGCCAGCAGTTCATCAAGAACCAGGGCCGGATTGTCGACCTGGTGCTGACCTCGCCCGTGGCTCACTACTTTGGCGACGTTGTGTCCAAGACGCTGCTCATCGTCGGCGACCAGGACCATGTGG is drawn from Trichoderma asperellum chromosome 4, complete sequence and contains these coding sequences:
- a CDS encoding uncharacterized protein (MEROPS:MER0037236~EggNog:ENOG41~SECRETED:SignalP(1-19)), which codes for MKFSTLASGLVSAASLASAQLQLAANGTISKGPFPADLNGSNFTYPWPVNVFKFESQQQELEMAFMDVKPTCAPNGQTAVVLHGKNFCGPTWNSTIIALAGAGYRVIAPDQVGFCKSSKPDNYQFSLNQLAFNTRGLLNTLGIGNITLVGHSLGGMLSTRFALQYPETIDRLVLVDPVGLEDYVEKGVPYVSVDYNIAAEAAQTFDAIKAYEQAVYYVGQWEDSYTIWVTMLTNIYYGSRRQQFIKNQGRIVDLVLTSPVAHYFGDVVSKTLLIVGDQDHVAIGSNWASPEVAATLGHFNVLGPQVCGEIPDCTLYQFPTLGHAPLISAPANFTKVVLDWLQE